A genomic segment from Oncorhynchus keta strain PuntledgeMale-10-30-2019 chromosome 9, Oket_V2, whole genome shotgun sequence encodes:
- the LOC118388109 gene encoding E3 ubiquitin-protein ligase RNF34-like isoform X1 yields the protein MYKAGASSMWASCCGLLNEVMGTGTVRGQQPGFGAGAGPFRFAPSAGYSTYPPTSAGSVGQLCKACGLAFSVFRRKHICSDCKKSFCALCSVLQENLRCCTTCHLLRGTAFQRPQLMALRVKDLRQYLLLRNIPTDTCREKEDLVDLVLCHLEAGENTSTQGAVEEEEEEDTDSLHSLPHSLHASPPSATRRSASEQSVLSASQGDAPLSRSDSSGTAQSQPHGEAPTIPLLHLEPAREPIIEISPVTQRRMRASLSDLDNEGDIESLSVRHLKEILARNFVNYSGCCEKWELIERVHRLYRENEQNRKSMENVSNINSMTAVVAYPPPICNGAVGDSMKAQLASDDHLCRICMDAVIDCVLLECGHMVTCTKCGMRMSECPICRQYVVRAVHVFKS from the exons GCAGGGGCATCGTCCATGTGGGCATCATGCTGCGGGCTGCTGAACGAGGTGATGGGCACAGGGACGGTGCGCGGGCAGCAGCCAGGGTTCGGGGCCGGGGCGGGGCCCTTCCGCTTTGCCCCCAGCGCCGGGTACTCCACCTACCCCCCCACCAGCGCAGGGAGTGTAGGTCAGCTCTGCAAGGCCTGTGGGCTGGCCTTCTCTGTCTTCAGGCGCAAG caCATTTGCTCGGACTGTAAGAAGAGTTTCTGTGCCCTGTGCTCGGTGCTGCAGGAGAACCTCCGCTGCTGCACCACCTGTCACCTCCTGCGCGGCACGGCCTTCCAGAGACCACAGCTCATGGCGCTGCGCGTTAAAGACCTGCGCCAGTACCTGCTGCTGCGCAACATCCCCACAGACACCTgcagggagaaggaggacctggTGGACCTGGTGCTCTGCCACCTGGAAGCAGGGGAAAACACCTCCACACAAGGagctgtagaggaggaggaggaggaggacacagacagcctgcactccctcccccactccctccacgCCTCGCCCCCCTCAGCCACACGACGCTCCGCCTCGGAGCAGTCGGTGCTCTCTGCCTCCCAGGGAGACGCTCCTCTCAGCCGGAGTGACAGCTCAGGGACCGCTCAGAGCCAG CCGCATGGGGAAGCTCCAACCATCCCCCTCCTGCACCTGGAACCTGCCAGGGAACCTATCATAGAG ATCAGTCCGGTGACGCAGAGGAGGATGCGGGCCTCTTTGTCTGACCTGGATAATGAGGGGGACATTGAGAGCCTGTCTGTTCGGCACCTCAAAGAGATTCTGGCCCGTAACTTTGTCAACTACTCTGGCTGCTGTGAGAAGTGGGAGCTGATCGAGCGGGTACATCGGCTCTACAGGGAGAACGAGCAGAACAGGAAGTCCA TGGAAAATGTCAGTAACATCAACAGCATGACCGCAG TGGTGGCGTATCCTCCACCTATATGCAATGGTGCAGTGGGAG ATAGTATGAAGGCTCAGCTGGCCTCTGATGATCACCTGTGTCGCATCTGCATGGACGCTGTGATCGACTGTGTGCTGCTAGAGTGCGGCCACATGGTCACCTGTACCAAATGTGGGATGAGGATGAGCGAGTGCCCCATCTGCAGGCAGTACGTGGTGCGGGCCGTGCACGTCTTCAAGTCTTAA
- the LOC118388109 gene encoding E3 ubiquitin-protein ligase RNF34-like isoform X3 has product MYKAGASSMWASCCGLLNEVMGTGTVRGQQPGFGAGAGPFRFAPSAGYSTYPPTSAGSVGQLCKACGLAFSVFRRKENLRCCTTCHLLRGTAFQRPQLMALRVKDLRQYLLLRNIPTDTCREKEDLVDLVLCHLEAGENTSTQGAVEEEEEEDTDSLHSLPHSLHASPPSATRRSASEQSVLSASQGDAPLSRSDSSGTAQSQPHGEAPTIPLLHLEPAREPIIEISPVTQRRMRASLSDLDNEGDIESLSVRHLKEILARNFVNYSGCCEKWELIERVHRLYRENEQNRKSMENVSNINSMTAVVAYPPPICNGAVGDSMKAQLASDDHLCRICMDAVIDCVLLECGHMVTCTKCGMRMSECPICRQYVVRAVHVFKS; this is encoded by the exons GCAGGGGCATCGTCCATGTGGGCATCATGCTGCGGGCTGCTGAACGAGGTGATGGGCACAGGGACGGTGCGCGGGCAGCAGCCAGGGTTCGGGGCCGGGGCGGGGCCCTTCCGCTTTGCCCCCAGCGCCGGGTACTCCACCTACCCCCCCACCAGCGCAGGGAGTGTAGGTCAGCTCTGCAAGGCCTGTGGGCTGGCCTTCTCTGTCTTCAGGCGCAAG GAGAACCTCCGCTGCTGCACCACCTGTCACCTCCTGCGCGGCACGGCCTTCCAGAGACCACAGCTCATGGCGCTGCGCGTTAAAGACCTGCGCCAGTACCTGCTGCTGCGCAACATCCCCACAGACACCTgcagggagaaggaggacctggTGGACCTGGTGCTCTGCCACCTGGAAGCAGGGGAAAACACCTCCACACAAGGagctgtagaggaggaggaggaggaggacacagacagcctgcactccctcccccactccctccacgCCTCGCCCCCCTCAGCCACACGACGCTCCGCCTCGGAGCAGTCGGTGCTCTCTGCCTCCCAGGGAGACGCTCCTCTCAGCCGGAGTGACAGCTCAGGGACCGCTCAGAGCCAG CCGCATGGGGAAGCTCCAACCATCCCCCTCCTGCACCTGGAACCTGCCAGGGAACCTATCATAGAG ATCAGTCCGGTGACGCAGAGGAGGATGCGGGCCTCTTTGTCTGACCTGGATAATGAGGGGGACATTGAGAGCCTGTCTGTTCGGCACCTCAAAGAGATTCTGGCCCGTAACTTTGTCAACTACTCTGGCTGCTGTGAGAAGTGGGAGCTGATCGAGCGGGTACATCGGCTCTACAGGGAGAACGAGCAGAACAGGAAGTCCA TGGAAAATGTCAGTAACATCAACAGCATGACCGCAG TGGTGGCGTATCCTCCACCTATATGCAATGGTGCAGTGGGAG ATAGTATGAAGGCTCAGCTGGCCTCTGATGATCACCTGTGTCGCATCTGCATGGACGCTGTGATCGACTGTGTGCTGCTAGAGTGCGGCCACATGGTCACCTGTACCAAATGTGGGATGAGGATGAGCGAGTGCCCCATCTGCAGGCAGTACGTGGTGCGGGCCGTGCACGTCTTCAAGTCTTAA
- the LOC118388109 gene encoding E3 ubiquitin-protein ligase RNF34-like isoform X2, whose amino-acid sequence MYKAGASSMWASCCGLLNEVMGTGTVRGQQPGFGAGAGPFRFAPSAGYSTYPPTSAGSVGQLCKACGLAFSVFRRKHICSDCKKSFCALCSVLQENLRCCTTCHLLRGTAFQRPQLMALRVKDLRQYLLLRNIPTDTCREKEDLVDLVLCHLEAGENTSTQGAVEEEEEEDTDSLHSLPHSLHASPPSATRRSASEQSVLSASQGDAPLSRSDSSGTAQSQPHGEAPTIPLLHLEPAREPIIEISPVTQRRMRASLSDLDNEGDIESLSVRHLKEILARNFVNYSGCCEKWELIERVHRLYRENEQNRKSMENVSNINSMTADSMKAQLASDDHLCRICMDAVIDCVLLECGHMVTCTKCGMRMSECPICRQYVVRAVHVFKS is encoded by the exons GCAGGGGCATCGTCCATGTGGGCATCATGCTGCGGGCTGCTGAACGAGGTGATGGGCACAGGGACGGTGCGCGGGCAGCAGCCAGGGTTCGGGGCCGGGGCGGGGCCCTTCCGCTTTGCCCCCAGCGCCGGGTACTCCACCTACCCCCCCACCAGCGCAGGGAGTGTAGGTCAGCTCTGCAAGGCCTGTGGGCTGGCCTTCTCTGTCTTCAGGCGCAAG caCATTTGCTCGGACTGTAAGAAGAGTTTCTGTGCCCTGTGCTCGGTGCTGCAGGAGAACCTCCGCTGCTGCACCACCTGTCACCTCCTGCGCGGCACGGCCTTCCAGAGACCACAGCTCATGGCGCTGCGCGTTAAAGACCTGCGCCAGTACCTGCTGCTGCGCAACATCCCCACAGACACCTgcagggagaaggaggacctggTGGACCTGGTGCTCTGCCACCTGGAAGCAGGGGAAAACACCTCCACACAAGGagctgtagaggaggaggaggaggaggacacagacagcctgcactccctcccccactccctccacgCCTCGCCCCCCTCAGCCACACGACGCTCCGCCTCGGAGCAGTCGGTGCTCTCTGCCTCCCAGGGAGACGCTCCTCTCAGCCGGAGTGACAGCTCAGGGACCGCTCAGAGCCAG CCGCATGGGGAAGCTCCAACCATCCCCCTCCTGCACCTGGAACCTGCCAGGGAACCTATCATAGAG ATCAGTCCGGTGACGCAGAGGAGGATGCGGGCCTCTTTGTCTGACCTGGATAATGAGGGGGACATTGAGAGCCTGTCTGTTCGGCACCTCAAAGAGATTCTGGCCCGTAACTTTGTCAACTACTCTGGCTGCTGTGAGAAGTGGGAGCTGATCGAGCGGGTACATCGGCTCTACAGGGAGAACGAGCAGAACAGGAAGTCCA TGGAAAATGTCAGTAACATCAACAGCATGACCGCAG ATAGTATGAAGGCTCAGCTGGCCTCTGATGATCACCTGTGTCGCATCTGCATGGACGCTGTGATCGACTGTGTGCTGCTAGAGTGCGGCCACATGGTCACCTGTACCAAATGTGGGATGAGGATGAGCGAGTGCCCCATCTGCAGGCAGTACGTGGTGCGGGCCGTGCACGTCTTCAAGTCTTAA
- the LOC118388109 gene encoding E3 ubiquitin-protein ligase RNF34-like isoform X4 — protein sequence MYKAGASSMWASCCGLLNEVMGTGTVRGQQPGFGAGAGPFRFAPSAGYSTYPPTSAGSVGQLCKACGLAFSVFRRKHICSDCKKSFCALCSVLQENLRCCTTCHLLRGTAFQRPQLMALRVKDLRQYLLLRNIPTDTCREKEDLVDLVLCHLEAGENTSTQGAVEEEEEEDTDSLHSLPHSLHASPPSATRRSASEQSVLSASQGDAPLSRSDSSGTAQSQISPVTQRRMRASLSDLDNEGDIESLSVRHLKEILARNFVNYSGCCEKWELIERVHRLYRENEQNRKSMENVSNINSMTAVVAYPPPICNGAVGDSMKAQLASDDHLCRICMDAVIDCVLLECGHMVTCTKCGMRMSECPICRQYVVRAVHVFKS from the exons GCAGGGGCATCGTCCATGTGGGCATCATGCTGCGGGCTGCTGAACGAGGTGATGGGCACAGGGACGGTGCGCGGGCAGCAGCCAGGGTTCGGGGCCGGGGCGGGGCCCTTCCGCTTTGCCCCCAGCGCCGGGTACTCCACCTACCCCCCCACCAGCGCAGGGAGTGTAGGTCAGCTCTGCAAGGCCTGTGGGCTGGCCTTCTCTGTCTTCAGGCGCAAG caCATTTGCTCGGACTGTAAGAAGAGTTTCTGTGCCCTGTGCTCGGTGCTGCAGGAGAACCTCCGCTGCTGCACCACCTGTCACCTCCTGCGCGGCACGGCCTTCCAGAGACCACAGCTCATGGCGCTGCGCGTTAAAGACCTGCGCCAGTACCTGCTGCTGCGCAACATCCCCACAGACACCTgcagggagaaggaggacctggTGGACCTGGTGCTCTGCCACCTGGAAGCAGGGGAAAACACCTCCACACAAGGagctgtagaggaggaggaggaggaggacacagacagcctgcactccctcccccactccctccacgCCTCGCCCCCCTCAGCCACACGACGCTCCGCCTCGGAGCAGTCGGTGCTCTCTGCCTCCCAGGGAGACGCTCCTCTCAGCCGGAGTGACAGCTCAGGGACCGCTCAGAGCCAG ATCAGTCCGGTGACGCAGAGGAGGATGCGGGCCTCTTTGTCTGACCTGGATAATGAGGGGGACATTGAGAGCCTGTCTGTTCGGCACCTCAAAGAGATTCTGGCCCGTAACTTTGTCAACTACTCTGGCTGCTGTGAGAAGTGGGAGCTGATCGAGCGGGTACATCGGCTCTACAGGGAGAACGAGCAGAACAGGAAGTCCA TGGAAAATGTCAGTAACATCAACAGCATGACCGCAG TGGTGGCGTATCCTCCACCTATATGCAATGGTGCAGTGGGAG ATAGTATGAAGGCTCAGCTGGCCTCTGATGATCACCTGTGTCGCATCTGCATGGACGCTGTGATCGACTGTGTGCTGCTAGAGTGCGGCCACATGGTCACCTGTACCAAATGTGGGATGAGGATGAGCGAGTGCCCCATCTGCAGGCAGTACGTGGTGCGGGCCGTGCACGTCTTCAAGTCTTAA